Proteins co-encoded in one Pseudarthrobacter chlorophenolicus A6 genomic window:
- a CDS encoding DUF5655 domain-containing protein: MSWTVDRFFAGSPEALEVYREVSRIASSFGNVEERASKSQVSFRRRRGFAFLWRPGAYVRSEVPVVLSLALPYEAASPRFKQIAHPSPGMWMHHLEITDAGQVDATVAAWMRQAFDFAA, from the coding sequence GTGTCATGGACTGTGGACCGCTTCTTCGCCGGTTCCCCTGAGGCCCTCGAGGTTTACCGGGAGGTCAGCCGCATCGCTTCATCCTTCGGCAACGTCGAGGAACGTGCCTCCAAAAGCCAGGTGTCGTTTCGTCGGCGGCGAGGCTTCGCCTTTCTGTGGCGGCCGGGTGCGTACGTGAGGTCAGAGGTTCCCGTGGTCCTGTCCCTGGCCCTTCCTTATGAGGCCGCATCCCCACGGTTCAAGCAGATCGCCCATCCATCCCCGGGTATGTGGATGCACCACCTAGAAATCACGGACGCCGGCCAGGTGGACGCGACGGTCGCCGCCTGGATGCGCCAGGCCTTCGACTTTGCGGCTTAA
- a CDS encoding zinc-dependent alcohol dehydrogenase family protein encodes MKALVYGGPGKKSWTDVPDPAIRNPGDAIVRVDTTTICGTDLHILKGDVPAVQEGRILGHEGAGTITEVGSSVSSLKPGDRVIISCIKSCGHCANCRAGLYSHCLGDEGAPGIGWIFGHLIDGTQAEYVRVPYAENSLHLLPAGVSDEQAVMLSDIFPTGFEIGVQYGRVKPGDTVAVVGAGPVGLAAIATAGLYGAAGIIAVDLDRNRLEQSRSFGATHVVVSSDADWKSQVLSHTDGLGVDVAIEAVGIPATFDMCTEIVRPGGNVANVGVHGKPVELHLERLWIQNINVSMGLVNANTTPMLLRLVAQKKLPAEKFATHHFGFDQFMDAYDTFSRAAETGALKVVIAR; translated from the coding sequence ATGAAAGCGCTTGTTTATGGCGGCCCCGGTAAGAAGTCCTGGACGGATGTGCCGGACCCTGCCATCCGGAACCCCGGCGACGCGATCGTCAGGGTGGACACCACCACCATCTGCGGGACGGACCTGCATATCCTCAAAGGGGACGTGCCTGCCGTGCAGGAGGGCCGGATCCTTGGGCACGAGGGCGCCGGCACCATCACCGAGGTGGGCTCATCCGTTAGCAGCCTCAAGCCCGGGGACCGGGTAATCATCTCCTGTATTAAGTCCTGCGGCCACTGCGCCAACTGCAGGGCCGGCCTGTACTCGCATTGCCTCGGTGACGAGGGCGCCCCGGGGATCGGCTGGATCTTCGGCCACCTGATTGACGGGACGCAGGCGGAGTACGTCCGGGTGCCGTATGCGGAGAATTCGCTGCACCTCTTGCCGGCCGGAGTCAGCGACGAGCAGGCCGTCATGCTCTCGGACATTTTTCCCACGGGCTTCGAAATCGGCGTCCAGTACGGCCGGGTGAAGCCCGGCGACACTGTGGCTGTGGTGGGGGCAGGGCCGGTGGGTTTGGCGGCAATTGCCACGGCCGGGCTCTATGGCGCCGCGGGCATCATCGCGGTGGACCTGGACCGGAACCGGCTGGAGCAGTCCCGCAGCTTCGGCGCCACACACGTGGTGGTGTCCTCAGACGCCGACTGGAAGAGCCAGGTGCTCTCGCACACGGACGGGCTGGGCGTGGACGTGGCCATTGAGGCCGTGGGCATTCCAGCGACTTTCGACATGTGCACCGAGATTGTCCGCCCGGGCGGCAACGTGGCCAACGTGGGCGTGCACGGCAAGCCGGTGGAGCTGCACCTGGAACGGCTGTGGATCCAGAACATCAATGTCAGCATGGGCCTCGTCAACGCCAACACCACCCCCATGCTCCTGCGCCTGGTGGCCCAGAAGAAGCTGCCGGCGGAGAAGTTCGCCACCCACCACTTCGGGTTCGACCAGTTCATGGACGCGTACGACACGTTCAGCCGGGCGGCCGAGACCGGAGCCCTGAAGGTGGTCATTGCCCGGTGA
- a CDS encoding DUF1003 domain-containing protein has product MSERRTTWHARHKEGLSRGERAADVLRNGMGSWTFVGFFMAFMAAWAAVNTYLLTATAWDPYPYILLNLFLSMLAGLQGAILLIAAKRQDAIAAAMARHDLETDMQSKGEIDRLMAINRQQLELLEELRTLLEQRSTTPEGGGRS; this is encoded by the coding sequence ATGAGCGAGCGCAGAACTACGTGGCACGCCCGGCACAAGGAGGGCCTTAGCCGTGGCGAACGGGCGGCGGACGTCCTCCGGAACGGGATGGGCAGCTGGACATTCGTGGGTTTCTTCATGGCCTTCATGGCGGCGTGGGCTGCCGTGAATACCTACCTGCTGACGGCCACTGCCTGGGATCCGTACCCGTATATCCTCCTGAACCTCTTCCTCTCCATGCTGGCGGGCCTGCAGGGCGCCATCCTCCTCATCGCCGCCAAACGGCAGGATGCGATAGCTGCTGCCATGGCACGGCACGACCTTGAAACGGACATGCAGTCCAAAGGGGAGATCGACCGGCTGATGGCCATCAACCGCCAGCAGCTTGAGTTGCTGGAGGAGCTGCGGACGCTTCTGGAACAGCGGAGTACGACGCCGGAGGGCGGGGGCCGCTCCTAG
- a CDS encoding DUF5129 domain-containing protein, with protein MAGLLLFLAALMLGNAAPALAVPPSSVVVEDTAGVLDRNTLVPAVEAMDFHEPTTVAVYTYNGRAEDNLNEEVLRFARTEHPDWISADGQKWADGLFIFALDPVGRHVGTYMGEDRKVSLEQRGDIQDATKELFRDAQWTDGTIAGVRRAAQLINQPWYQSAAFLVTAWVSGGIAALGAGAWLIVRTVTRSASRKEIERGDRSYASVSMDLDVTELNARTIPESSRYGSQVLEKHRTFLNRYTAATDLSNKVHALSQRSLGRRGNLKITREYADAATELDALDDVIADTNAFLNRAATWPAAWDRQLAPLRSDLSGLEQLLTKHHGQGDSATAAALRSFRDHSLRDIEGWTAELAEERITPETALDRLNEARSRLAGLLENHASTVIAGFAKNEREAKLMRQQMETAQDGLGRSQRRTYEPSILGTVYPSYHFFNVAAFSSGLSTGLNSVSSARGGGGSTTTGYGSSGGSFSGSGSSSSF; from the coding sequence ATGGCAGGCCTGCTGCTGTTCCTGGCCGCGTTGATGCTGGGCAACGCAGCCCCTGCGCTCGCGGTTCCGCCGTCATCCGTGGTGGTTGAGGACACCGCCGGAGTGCTTGACCGGAACACCCTGGTCCCGGCTGTTGAAGCGATGGACTTCCACGAGCCCACCACCGTAGCGGTCTACACCTACAACGGGCGGGCCGAAGACAACCTCAATGAGGAAGTGCTCCGGTTCGCCCGCACCGAGCATCCTGACTGGATCAGCGCAGACGGGCAGAAGTGGGCGGACGGGCTGTTCATCTTTGCGCTGGACCCCGTGGGCCGCCACGTGGGGACGTACATGGGTGAAGACCGCAAGGTGTCGCTTGAGCAGCGCGGCGACATCCAGGACGCCACGAAGGAACTGTTCCGGGACGCCCAGTGGACCGACGGCACCATCGCCGGGGTCCGGCGTGCCGCGCAGCTGATCAACCAGCCGTGGTACCAGTCGGCTGCCTTCCTGGTCACAGCCTGGGTCAGCGGCGGGATCGCCGCCCTGGGCGCCGGCGCCTGGCTGATTGTCCGGACCGTGACCAGGTCCGCCAGCCGCAAGGAAATTGAGCGCGGGGACCGGAGCTACGCCAGCGTCAGTATGGATCTGGACGTCACGGAGCTCAACGCACGGACCATCCCGGAATCCTCACGCTACGGCAGCCAGGTCCTGGAAAAGCACCGCACGTTCCTGAACCGGTACACCGCCGCCACTGACCTTTCCAACAAGGTCCATGCGCTCAGCCAGCGCTCGCTGGGCCGCCGCGGGAACCTCAAAATCACCCGCGAGTACGCCGATGCCGCCACCGAGCTCGATGCCCTCGATGACGTTATCGCGGACACGAACGCCTTCCTCAACCGGGCCGCCACCTGGCCCGCCGCCTGGGACCGGCAGCTTGCGCCCTTACGCAGCGACCTGTCCGGGCTGGAACAGCTGCTGACCAAGCACCACGGCCAGGGCGACTCCGCCACCGCCGCTGCACTGCGGTCCTTCCGGGACCACAGCCTGCGGGACATCGAGGGGTGGACGGCGGAACTGGCCGAGGAACGGATCACCCCCGAAACGGCGCTGGACCGCCTCAATGAGGCACGCAGCAGGCTGGCCGGGCTTTTGGAGAACCATGCCTCAACGGTCATAGCCGGCTTTGCGAAAAACGAACGCGAAGCGAAACTCATGCGCCAGCAAATGGAGACAGCCCAGGACGGACTGGGGCGCAGCCAGCGCCGGACCTATGAGCCCAGCATCCTCGGAACCGTCTACCCGTCCTACCACTTCTTCAACGTCGCGGCCTTCAGCTCGGGGCTCAGCACAGGCCTCAACAGTGTCAGCTCGGCGCGGGGCGGCGGCGGAAGCACCACCACCGGTTACGGAAGCAGCGGTGGCAGCTTCTCGGGCTCCGGAAGTTCTTCCAGCTTCTGA
- a CDS encoding carbohydrate ABC transporter permease codes for MTTTPTRPAGLPAPARRNGPAPQRKARRNGKQALAIWLFLVPAAVLGLYFKFIPMAEGIRLSFFKVQPFLGDVFVGFDNYLAVLTDARFMEALGHTVVLGLTQTLGALVVGFLLALLLEGQARSLWILRTTIFLPVVTALAVVGEIWRILYFPTADGPLNSILGWLGLGPLQFLNGTDTALWSIAVVGIWSGAPYNMVIILAGLTGVDRSLYESAGVDGATIWQRLRYITLPALRPSLVIVLTLAAIRSLRSFTEVYVLTGGGPAGSTEVWMTRMYSLGFQRNDIGVASAAAVLLLVVTLLLTVGTQLLAKRKAAR; via the coding sequence ATGACCACCACACCTACAAGGCCGGCGGGCCTTCCGGCACCGGCCCGGCGTAACGGCCCGGCTCCGCAAAGAAAGGCGCGCCGGAACGGTAAACAGGCGCTGGCCATCTGGCTCTTCCTGGTGCCGGCCGCCGTGCTCGGGCTGTACTTCAAGTTCATCCCCATGGCAGAGGGAATCAGGCTGAGCTTCTTCAAGGTCCAGCCGTTCCTGGGCGACGTGTTCGTAGGATTCGACAACTACCTGGCCGTGCTGACCGATGCCCGGTTCATGGAAGCACTGGGACACACTGTGGTCCTCGGCCTCACCCAGACCCTGGGCGCACTGGTGGTGGGCTTTCTGCTGGCTTTGCTCCTGGAGGGCCAGGCCCGCTCCCTGTGGATCCTGCGCACCACCATTTTCCTTCCGGTGGTGACGGCACTGGCGGTGGTCGGCGAAATCTGGCGCATCCTCTATTTCCCCACCGCCGACGGTCCGCTGAACAGCATCCTGGGCTGGCTGGGACTCGGACCCCTCCAGTTCCTCAACGGAACGGACACTGCGCTCTGGTCCATCGCCGTCGTGGGTATCTGGTCCGGTGCGCCCTACAACATGGTGATCATCCTCGCCGGCCTCACGGGCGTCGACCGCTCACTCTATGAGTCAGCCGGAGTGGACGGCGCCACCATCTGGCAGCGGCTGAGGTACATCACCCTCCCGGCGCTTCGCCCATCGCTGGTCATCGTCCTGACCCTCGCAGCCATCCGCAGCCTCCGCAGCTTTACCGAGGTCTATGTCCTGACCGGCGGCGGACCCGCAGGCTCAACGGAAGTCTGGATGACACGCATGTACTCCCTCGGTTTCCAGCGCAACGACATCGGTGTGGCTTCCGCCGCCGCGGTGCTTCTGCTGGTGGTCACCCTGCTGCTGACCGTGGGCACCCAACTCCTGGCCAAGAGGAAGGCAGCACGATGA
- a CDS encoding pyridoxamine 5'-phosphate oxidase family protein — MTDKNMVPEAEILDADECWRLLENTSVGRLAVVVDGQPDVFPVSFKPDGGGVLFRTGSGTKLDAMEANSLVALEADSVSGEFGLAWSVVVKGRAVQDDASGTSLNETRRGLFPWQGVGQEHLIRIVPQSVTGRKFTLSATGTWRTTLDDATRAGLE, encoded by the coding sequence ATGACCGACAAGAACATGGTGCCCGAAGCTGAAATCCTCGATGCCGACGAATGCTGGCGCTTGCTGGAGAACACGAGCGTTGGACGCCTCGCCGTGGTTGTTGATGGCCAGCCTGACGTCTTTCCGGTGAGCTTCAAGCCCGACGGCGGCGGCGTGCTGTTCCGCACCGGCAGCGGAACCAAGCTCGATGCCATGGAAGCGAACTCGCTGGTTGCCCTCGAAGCTGACAGCGTGAGCGGCGAGTTCGGGCTGGCATGGAGTGTTGTAGTCAAAGGCAGAGCAGTCCAGGACGACGCCTCGGGGACCTCGCTCAACGAGACCCGCCGCGGGCTGTTCCCCTGGCAGGGTGTTGGCCAGGAGCACCTGATCCGCATCGTTCCCCAGTCTGTAACCGGCAGGAAGTTCACCCTGTCCGCAACAGGGACCTGGCGGACGACGCTGGACGACGCCACCCGGGCAGGGCTCGAATAG
- a CDS encoding NAD-dependent epimerase/dehydratase family protein — protein MSVESTGAHIAITGGAGMMATLLRPYLAEAGYAVRLLDLAQAPRLLENESMHVGSVTDPAFMNAALEGVAAVVHLGGLHREKTWEEIVLTNITGTQVTLEAARRNGVERVLLASSTHAVGFHPTAAAARDAVLSPRPDTYYGVSKAAMEALGSLYADKFGMKVVSARIGTGGERPGNLRSLGSWLSPADSFRLVQATLSDRGAPGHHVVWAVSANTRGWANLEAGRAIGFEPQDDAEVFAAGIDTATEDGFAALLGGAWAGSGHKVGMDNYPALAAK, from the coding sequence TTGTCCGTAGAATCCACGGGCGCCCACATCGCCATTACCGGAGGCGCCGGAATGATGGCCACGCTGCTGCGGCCTTACCTTGCGGAAGCCGGCTACGCCGTCCGGCTCCTGGACCTGGCACAAGCTCCCCGGCTGCTGGAGAACGAGTCGATGCACGTCGGCTCGGTGACGGACCCCGCATTCATGAACGCCGCACTGGAGGGAGTCGCCGCCGTGGTGCACCTGGGCGGACTTCACCGTGAAAAGACCTGGGAGGAGATCGTGCTGACGAACATCACCGGCACCCAGGTGACCCTCGAAGCGGCACGGCGCAACGGCGTCGAACGCGTCCTCCTTGCGAGCTCCACGCACGCCGTCGGGTTCCACCCGACGGCCGCCGCCGCACGGGACGCGGTGCTTAGCCCGCGTCCGGACACCTACTACGGCGTCAGCAAAGCGGCGATGGAGGCGCTGGGGAGCCTTTACGCCGACAAGTTCGGCATGAAAGTGGTCAGCGCACGGATTGGTACGGGCGGTGAACGGCCGGGCAACCTGCGGTCGCTGGGCTCGTGGCTGTCCCCTGCGGATTCGTTCCGCCTGGTGCAGGCCACCCTCAGTGACAGGGGTGCTCCGGGCCATCACGTGGTCTGGGCGGTGTCGGCGAATACTCGCGGATGGGCCAACCTGGAAGCGGGCCGCGCCATAGGATTCGAGCCGCAGGACGATGCCGAAGTGTTCGCTGCCGGTATCGACACCGCCACGGAGGACGGTTTCGCCGCGCTGCTTGGGGGAGCATGGGCCGGCAGCGGCCATAAGGTAGGGATGGACAACTACCCGGCCCTGGCAGCCAAATGA
- a CDS encoding GyrI-like domain-containing protein, with amino-acid sequence MNNSSTNGDAGLPPRKVHLAEQPVAVVREQVRMDELPEFFGRAFASVMAAAQRQGAAPAGPPFARYHGMPGETVDVEAGFPIAGGFTTADGVEAGTLPETDALEALHSGPYDTLQHTYGAIQQQMQADGLIPADTMWEYYLSDPEKEPDPATWQTRVVWPVAGRTG; translated from the coding sequence ATGAACAACTCCAGCACCAACGGCGACGCCGGCCTGCCGCCGAGGAAAGTGCACCTCGCAGAGCAGCCGGTCGCCGTCGTCCGTGAACAGGTCCGCATGGATGAACTCCCGGAATTCTTCGGCCGCGCCTTCGCAAGTGTCATGGCGGCAGCGCAGCGGCAGGGAGCCGCCCCCGCCGGGCCGCCGTTCGCGCGCTACCACGGCATGCCCGGCGAAACGGTGGACGTTGAGGCCGGTTTCCCCATCGCCGGAGGGTTCACGACGGCCGATGGCGTCGAAGCTGGAACGCTGCCGGAAACCGATGCCCTGGAAGCGCTCCACAGCGGCCCCTACGACACCCTCCAGCACACATACGGAGCCATCCAGCAGCAGATGCAGGCTGACGGGCTCATCCCCGCCGACACCATGTGGGAGTACTACCTCAGCGACCCGGAGAAGGAACCGGACCCGGCCACGTGGCAGACCAGGGTCGTTTGGCCGGTAGCCGGCCGGACCGGCTAG
- a CDS encoding ABC transporter substrate-binding protein → MDSKLMTRSRTAVALTVASAALLTGCASGSATPAAKDDGQPIEVWARAGTDAATTYAAMFKEFTDKTGVQVNFQGVPDLDQQLQTRAASKKLPDIVINDSAALGNYTSQGYLQKIDKSSVTGNDAIADSLWNETTGLDGATYGVPFSRQTMVTMIRKDWREKLGLPIPTTQEELAKLATAFATQDPDGNGQADTYGMTVPGSTERGYLGWWASSYLWQDGGSYLKDEGSGKFSASASSAKDGVTWIKQQFCTPGNTQPGALTAATSVASPFFQTGKTGIILTGPYNFSSFDTALGKDAYEVIESPKGTEDNTVLAEGENIYVTASNGKPDQTKKVIDFLVSADGQKAGMTAGKQPVVRVPVNSGVDAAAVYNDPRWAVVQDALKNSSKAFPSAINFVPIKQAAAEALNKIVSDCGADNIASGLKDLDAAIDNELESQNAKS, encoded by the coding sequence GTGGATTCGAAATTGATGACGCGCTCCCGCACTGCCGTGGCCCTGACGGTGGCGTCCGCAGCGCTACTGACGGGATGCGCCAGTGGCAGCGCAACGCCGGCGGCAAAGGACGACGGGCAGCCCATTGAAGTCTGGGCACGTGCCGGGACCGACGCCGCCACCACCTACGCGGCGATGTTCAAGGAGTTCACGGACAAGACCGGCGTGCAGGTCAACTTCCAGGGCGTCCCCGACCTTGACCAGCAGCTGCAGACCAGGGCCGCCTCGAAGAAGTTGCCGGACATTGTCATCAACGACTCCGCGGCTTTGGGCAACTACACCTCGCAGGGCTACCTCCAGAAGATCGACAAATCTTCGGTGACCGGCAACGACGCCATCGCCGACTCCCTGTGGAACGAAACCACAGGCCTGGACGGCGCCACCTACGGGGTGCCGTTCTCCCGCCAGACCATGGTGACCATGATCCGCAAGGACTGGCGCGAGAAACTCGGCCTGCCCATCCCCACCACACAGGAGGAACTCGCGAAGCTCGCCACTGCCTTCGCCACCCAGGATCCGGATGGCAACGGCCAAGCCGACACCTACGGCATGACCGTTCCCGGCTCCACCGAACGCGGCTACCTCGGCTGGTGGGCCTCTTCCTACCTGTGGCAGGACGGCGGCTCCTACCTCAAGGACGAGGGCAGCGGAAAGTTCTCCGCTTCCGCATCTTCGGCGAAGGACGGCGTCACCTGGATCAAGCAGCAGTTCTGCACCCCCGGAAACACCCAGCCAGGCGCACTGACCGCGGCCACCAGCGTCGCCTCCCCCTTCTTCCAGACAGGCAAGACCGGGATCATCCTCACCGGCCCCTACAACTTCTCCTCGTTCGACACCGCGCTTGGGAAAGACGCCTACGAAGTCATCGAAAGCCCCAAGGGCACCGAAGACAACACCGTCCTCGCGGAAGGTGAAAACATCTACGTCACGGCCAGCAACGGCAAACCGGACCAGACCAAAAAGGTCATCGACTTCCTGGTATCTGCCGACGGCCAGAAGGCAGGCATGACAGCCGGCAAGCAGCCGGTGGTCCGGGTCCCGGTGAACTCCGGTGTCGACGCCGCCGCCGTCTACAACGATCCGCGTTGGGCCGTTGTCCAAGACGCCCTCAAGAATTCCTCCAAGGCATTCCCCTCCGCCATCAACTTCGTGCCCATCAAACAGGCTGCCGCCGAAGCCCTGAACAAGATCGTCTCAGACTGCGGAGCGGACAACATTGCGTCCGGACTCAAGGATCTTGACGCGGCCATCGACAACGAGCTCGAAAGCCAGAACGCCAAGTCATGA
- a CDS encoding IclR family transcriptional regulator has product MASLDIQDGARAETSGGDVKLVKSAERTIAILELVAAAPQPLTTAEIFKLTGYPRSSLHWLLLTLLELNWIEQTPEGAYRIGTHALLCGTAYLDRDPVMEHVSGILEKVRNATSFTTHYARLDRSDVIYLATRQAVDRRRLSSRVGRKLPAQVTALGKAILSEYTDDEVRQRLGPGPYAQLTPKTVTGFDALQTELAEFRKTGHAVEWEQNTVGLCCVSVVVPYRIPGTDAMSCSIPVELATDDVLAETVATLQSAAAELARTLRAAGIR; this is encoded by the coding sequence ATGGCGTCGCTCGATATACAGGACGGTGCGCGGGCGGAGACTTCCGGCGGCGACGTGAAACTGGTCAAGTCGGCTGAGCGGACCATAGCGATCCTCGAACTCGTGGCGGCCGCGCCACAGCCGCTGACCACGGCGGAGATCTTCAAGCTGACCGGGTACCCCCGCTCCAGCCTGCACTGGCTGCTGCTGACGCTGCTTGAACTGAACTGGATCGAGCAGACCCCGGAAGGCGCCTACCGGATCGGTACGCACGCGCTCCTCTGCGGTACGGCCTACCTTGACCGGGATCCCGTCATGGAGCACGTCTCCGGCATCCTCGAAAAAGTGCGCAATGCAACCAGCTTCACCACCCACTATGCCCGGCTGGACCGCTCCGACGTCATCTACTTGGCGACGCGCCAGGCGGTAGACCGCCGCAGGCTCTCATCGCGCGTTGGCCGCAAGCTGCCCGCGCAGGTGACGGCGCTGGGCAAGGCAATCCTCTCCGAGTACACCGACGATGAGGTGCGGCAGCGGCTTGGACCGGGCCCCTACGCCCAGTTGACGCCCAAGACAGTAACCGGCTTCGACGCCCTGCAAACCGAACTGGCCGAATTCCGGAAGACGGGGCACGCGGTGGAATGGGAGCAGAATACCGTGGGGCTCTGCTGCGTCAGCGTCGTGGTCCCGTACCGCATTCCGGGAACGGACGCCATGAGCTGTTCGATTCCGGTCGAACTGGCCACTGATGACGTCCTCGCTGAGACCGTGGCCACGCTCCAGTCTGCGGCCGCTGAACTGGCACGTACCCTGCGTGCCGCCGGCATCCGCTAG
- a CDS encoding flotillin family protein: MIIGGTMVIVLIAAAAVVVLLIAGFIFYTKSIRFAKPNEAMLITGKSDPNTTNETSDDQSRVIINNRAFVNPITERVSHISLSSRQVEVTIEAISNNGIQLKLTGVAQVKVGGDKVSVRKAAQRFLDQQDAIDHYTQETLSGSLRSIVGTLSVDAIIKDRAQFAASVKEEAEHSMTNQGLVIDTFQIKSVDDTGGYLKNLGRPEAALVARNASIAEANSQREAAEAKALADQKTAEAEQKLALRRAELKQETDARQAEADAAGPLAQADQQEAIILKNQQVVARQAELREKELDIEVRKPADAAKYKVETEAAADVSRRTRISEATKVEAAAELETRKLRAAGNEVEAQALAAANTAKGNAETEINKIRGLAEAEVTKSQGIAEADVIGLRGKAEAEAIEAQAKAYSEFNEAAILNKLLEVLPSIAKEIAAPMGAISNMTVISNDGAGQVSRNVSSGVHETAQLLKDTTGFDVIQMLKGFGQTSATPTAGTSATSVGSAGNGKSPEQATPQGPGQD; the protein is encoded by the coding sequence ATGATTATTGGGGGAACCATGGTGATCGTCCTGATCGCCGCAGCTGCAGTGGTGGTGCTGCTCATCGCCGGATTCATTTTCTATACCAAGAGCATCCGGTTCGCCAAGCCCAACGAGGCGATGCTGATTACCGGCAAGAGCGATCCGAACACAACGAACGAAACTTCCGATGACCAGTCGCGGGTCATCATCAACAACAGGGCATTCGTCAATCCCATCACCGAGCGCGTCAGCCACATCTCGCTGTCCTCGCGCCAGGTTGAGGTGACCATCGAGGCCATTTCGAACAACGGCATCCAGCTCAAGCTGACTGGTGTTGCCCAGGTCAAGGTCGGGGGCGACAAGGTTTCGGTCCGCAAGGCCGCCCAGCGGTTCCTGGACCAGCAGGACGCCATTGACCACTACACGCAGGAAACCCTGTCTGGCTCCCTGCGCTCGATCGTCGGCACGCTGAGCGTTGATGCGATCATCAAGGACCGCGCGCAGTTCGCGGCCTCCGTCAAGGAGGAGGCCGAACACTCCATGACCAACCAGGGCCTGGTGATCGACACCTTCCAGATCAAGTCCGTGGACGATACCGGCGGCTACCTGAAGAACCTGGGGCGTCCCGAAGCTGCGCTGGTGGCCCGGAACGCGAGCATCGCCGAGGCCAATTCGCAGCGCGAGGCCGCGGAGGCGAAAGCCCTTGCGGACCAGAAGACGGCTGAGGCGGAGCAGAAGCTGGCGCTCCGCCGCGCCGAACTCAAGCAGGAAACCGATGCCCGCCAGGCTGAGGCCGATGCTGCCGGGCCGCTGGCCCAGGCTGACCAGCAGGAAGCGATCATCCTGAAGAACCAGCAGGTGGTGGCACGCCAGGCGGAACTCCGTGAAAAGGAACTCGACATCGAGGTCCGCAAGCCCGCCGATGCCGCCAAGTACAAGGTGGAAACGGAAGCTGCAGCGGATGTGTCCCGCCGTACCCGGATCTCCGAAGCAACCAAGGTGGAGGCAGCCGCCGAACTGGAAACCAGGAAACTGCGGGCTGCCGGCAACGAGGTGGAAGCCCAGGCGCTGGCTGCCGCCAACACGGCCAAGGGAAACGCGGAAACGGAGATCAACAAGATCCGCGGCCTGGCCGAGGCGGAAGTCACCAAGTCGCAGGGTATTGCCGAAGCGGATGTCATCGGACTGCGGGGCAAGGCCGAAGCGGAAGCCATCGAAGCCCAGGCCAAGGCGTACAGCGAGTTCAACGAGGCAGCCATCCTGAACAAGCTGCTGGAAGTCCTGCCGTCCATCGCGAAGGAAATCGCGGCCCCGATGGGTGCCATCAGCAACATGACGGTCATCTCGAACGACGGCGCCGGACAGGTGAGCAGGAACGTCTCCTCGGGCGTGCACGAAACAGCCCAGCTCCTCAAGGACACCACCGGCTTTGACGTCATCCAGATGCTGAAGGGCTTCGGCCAGACGTCGGCAACGCCAACAGCCGGCACGTCCGCGACGTCCGTTGGTTCAGCAGGCAACGGCAAGTCGCCGGAGCAGGCCACACCGCAGGGCCCCGGGCAGGACTAG
- a CDS encoding pyridoxamine 5'-phosphate oxidase family protein produces MHNRSAAPEMEVLSPDDCWDLLREVSVGHLAVLVDGHPEIFPVNYKVDNTALVFRTGEGTKLAALAGDAAVALEADGTGGEPRRAWSVEVKGRAQILEPSPDLMKGPGLVLFPWQAGPKDHFVRIVPRSVTGRRFVVTSPLTWWNHLDDAPRADLA; encoded by the coding sequence ATGCACAACAGATCAGCGGCTCCGGAGATGGAAGTGCTCAGCCCCGATGACTGCTGGGACCTCCTGCGCGAAGTGTCGGTGGGCCATCTGGCAGTCCTGGTGGACGGGCATCCGGAAATCTTCCCGGTCAACTACAAGGTGGACAACACTGCCCTGGTGTTCCGCACCGGCGAGGGAACAAAACTGGCCGCCCTGGCCGGGGACGCCGCCGTCGCCCTCGAAGCTGACGGCACCGGCGGCGAGCCGCGGCGGGCCTGGAGCGTGGAGGTCAAGGGCCGCGCCCAGATCCTGGAACCGTCCCCTGACCTGATGAAGGGCCCGGGGCTTGTCCTTTTTCCGTGGCAGGCGGGACCCAAGGACCACTTTGTGCGGATCGTCCCCCGGTCCGTGACCGGCAGGCGGTTCGTGGTCACGTCCCCGCTGACGTGGTGGAACCACCTGGATGATGCCCCGCGGGCGGACCTTGCCTAA